The Glycine soja cultivar W05 chromosome 8, ASM419377v2, whole genome shotgun sequence genome has a window encoding:
- the LOC114421237 gene encoding 40S ribosomal protein S16-like — protein MAQPAAAAAATGAAVIEQVQCFGRKKTAVAVTYCKRGRGLIKINGCPIELVEPEILRFKAFEPILLLGRHRFAGVDMRIRVKGGGHTSQIYAIRQSIAKALVAYYQKYVDEQSKKEIKDILVRYDRTLLVADPRRCEPKKFGGRGARARFQKSYR, from the coding sequence ATGGCGCAGCCGGCGGCGGCAGCAGCAGCAACAGGAGCAGCAGTAATCGAGCAAGTGCAGTGCTTCGGGCGGAAGAAGACAGCGGTGGCAGTGACCTACTGCAAGCGTGGTCGAGGCCTCATCAAGATCAATGGCTGCCCGATCGAGCTGGTGGAGCCGGAGATCCTCCGTTTCAAGGCCTTCGAGCCAATCCTCCTCCTCGGCCGCCACCGCTTCGCCGGCGTGGACATGCGCATCAGAGTCAAGGGCGGCGGTCACACCTCCCAGATCTACGCCATCAGGCAGAGCATAGCCAAGGCCCTCGTTGCTTACTACCAGAAGTACGTAGACGAGCAGTCCAAGAAGGAGATCAAGGACATCCTCGTCAGGTACGACCGCACCCTCCTCGTCGCCGATCCCCGCCGCTGCGAGCCCAAGAAGTTCGGCGGTCGCGGTGCTCGCGCCAGGTTCCAGAAGTCCTACCGTTGA